AGCACTGAAGCAGCAACTTGAAAAGCACCTGGGGTATACGTATACATGAAGACCTATTTACTAATCTCAAAGCacgtgctggaggggcaggggttGTTAGgggacttctccaagaacaaaaatgCTGGTAGGtgccttttctcttcccctcccccagcctagGTAGCGAGATGCTGGTGGGAACCAGCCCTAACACTCTCCACCTATATTCCCAGCAACAGGTGACCTATCCCTGGATTCCCCTGGGGACCCTTCCCAGCCAACCCACCCAATCATCCATCCAAAGCAGCCCCTGCAGGGACTAGTGCCACTCCAAAgtctgagggagagggggagataaCCCCACACCCCAGTGCATCTGCTGTTCCAGCAGCTAAGCCTTTTAGCAGGCCATGCAGGGAGAGAGCCCTGCTGTTGGTACAGCTGCAGCTGCAACAGAAAGGCCAATTGCAACCACTTAGCACAACTCTGACCCCACTGACTGAGGGGTTCACAGAGGCCTCAGATATGCCTCTCAATAGTGCCCGGACCAGACCCTGCCCAAGGGGCCCAAAGAAGGCAAAGCAAGTTATTCCAGAAGATTGGGCTGAAGGCAAGTGGAGGCCAGGCACAACAGTAGAATGCATGCAGAGCATATAGGAGGCCCCCTGGAGCATCTGGTTCTGGTGACTACGGGGCATTGTGCTCAGGGAACCACAGTACCTCTTTTATacaaggccactactttcaagaccaAGAGACAAAGCTGGCCTCCCTAATACAGAGAAtcacacagagagttagacaaaatgaggatatggaggaatatgtcccaaatgaaagagcaggacaaaatcacagcaaacaGCTAAGTGAAAGGAAGATAAGCAATATGTctaataaagaattcaaagtgaTGATCATAAAGACACTTACTGGACTTGAGAAGAGTGGAGTTCTTtgacttcaacaaagagatagaaaacataaaacagaacaagtcagagatgaagaattcaaTAACCAGGCAGttgcctccctcctctttcctttcaacATGACAGATGCTGCTATATCCTTCATTGCCAAGGACTTCCTGGTGGGTGAATTGGCGGTGGCCATCTCTAAGACCACGACAGACAGTTCCTATCAAGCAGGTCAAGCTGCTGCTGCAAGTGCAGCATGCCAGTAGGCAAATCACCACAGATAAGCAATACAAGGGCACTATAGAGTGCATGGCTCATATCCCTAAGGAGCAGGCAGCCCTGTCCTGGTGTGGTAACTTGGCCAATGTCATCAGATACTTTCCTACCCAGGCTCTCAACTTTGCCTTCAAAGATAAACACAAGCAGACCTTCCTGGGTGGTGTGGACAAGAGAACCCAGTTTTGGTGCTACTTTGCAGGGAATCTGGCATCAGGTAGTGCTGCTGGGGTTATATATCCTTGTGTTTTGTGTATCCTCTTAATTTTGCCCATATGCGTTTAGCAGCTGATGTGGCAAAGCTGGAGCTAAAGGGGAATTCAGAGGCCTCAGTGGCTGCCTGGTTAAGATCTACAAATCTCATGGGATTAAGGGCCTGTGTCAAGCATTTAGTGTGTCTTTGTAGGGTATTATCACCTACCAAGTTGTCTACTTCGGTATCTATGACACTGCAAAGGGAATGCTTCCAGATCCCAACAATACTCACATCTTCATCAGCTGGATGATCACACATTCTGTCACAGTGGCTGCTGGGTTGACATTCTATCTGTTTGACGCTGTTCGCCGTCATATGATGATGTAGTCAGGGTGTAAATGAACTGACATCATGTATGCAGGCTCACTTGACTGCTGGAGGAAGATTGCTTCGGATGAAAGAGCCAAAGCTCTTGTCAACTGTGCACAGTCCAATGTTCTCAGAGACATAGGTGGTGCTTTTGTGCTGGTCTTGTATGATGAAATCAATAAGTTCACATAGGTTATTAACTAGCTTATCCCCTGTGTGAATAGGCATGcaatattatataacatatcTTGAGCATTCTTGACAGATTGTTGGCTATTTATCAATAGCAACTATTTACTAGTTGAAATGGGAGGGAATGATATTCATCTGACCAGTTTTCTCTTAAAGCCATTTCCATGATGATGGGACTCaattacagtttttatttcagtcactcctgataaataaacttgaagaagtaaaaaaatatctgaaatttaaaaaaaaaagaattcaataacaaaaataagaaaaaacactggagggaatcaatagcagattagaggaggcagaagaatggatcagtgatctggaagacaggttaatggaaagcaaccaagctgaacagcaaaaagaaaaaaaaagaataataataaatgagaaagGGAAGTCAGCCACATCATCAGGCACaataacattcacattaaaaggatcccagaaagagaagagaaagagaaggggagcagaaaacttatctgaagaaataatatctgaaaacttccctaatctagggaaggaaacatatATTTAGATCCAGGAACCATAGAGAGCCCCTACCAATATTAATCCAGGGAGTTCTATACCAGCACACatgataattaaaatggcaaaaagtaatgataaagagagaattcttaaagcagcaagagaaaagaaaatagttacatacaaaagaaatcccataaggatatcagctgatttttcagcagaaactttgcaggccagaaggaatgACATAATATATTCcaatgctaaaaggaaaaaaacctacaaccaagaatctCTACCCAggaaggttatcattcagaatagaaggagagataaagagtttcccagacaaacaaaaattaagggaattcatgaccactaagccagccttacaagaaatgttagaaaactgatttgaaagAAAAGACCATAACTAGAAGAACattaatgaaagtttaaaaattcataggtaaaagcaaacaataaataaaggTAGTAGATTAATCACATATAAAGCCAGTATGAAGGTTACAACACAAatgtagtaaaatcaattatatctacaaaaatcaatcaagggatacataaaataaaaagaggtaaaacATGCCATCTTATACATAAATGTGAAGGTTGGTTAAATTTTAGTGCTTTTAGGATGTGTTCAAAATTAAGtaatcatcaacttaatatagactgctatacacataagatgttatatatgaacctaatCGTAACCACACATTAAAAATCTGTAATTGGtatgcaaaatataaagagaaatgaatccaAATATAACACTAAATAAAGCCATCaaataagagaagaaagcaagataaaaaggaacagagaactacaaaaacaactggaaaacaactaaaaaaatgtctatatatatatatatatatatatatatatatatatcaacaatTACCttaaatgcaaatggactaaatgttctaatAAAGAAACACAGGGTGACTCAGCTATGTGATGCTTAGAAGACACTCGCTTTACACCTAAAGACATGTgcagactgaaaatgaagggCTGGAAAAAGCATACTctgcaaatggaagaaaaaaagaagctgggGTAATAATACTTACATTagacaaaagactttaaaacaaagactgcagtAAGAGACAAAGGGCACTACATagtgataaaaggaaaaattcgACAAGatgatataacaattgtaaatatctatacacccaacatagaagcaccttAACACGTAAAACAATTATTAACAGACAAAGGAGAAACTAACAATTATAGTAGAGGagtttaacacctcacttacatcaatggatagattatccagccagaaaatcaacaaggaaacaatggcttttaatgATACATTAAATCAGATGGACCTAGCAGATACATACAAAACACTTTATCCAAAACAGAATACAGATTCTTTACATTTGCATAcgaaacattctccaaaatagatcacatgttaggccacaaaaaagTCTCAATAAACTTGAGAAAACTGAAATCACATCAAGTTTCTTTTCTGACCACACCCACATGAAACTAGgaatcaattataagaaaaaaaaatctggaaagaatacaaatacatggaagATAAACAATATGCtagtaaacaatgaatgggtcaactaagaaatcaaagaggaaattttaaaatatgtggcgacaaataaaaatggaaacacaatggtccaaagtctttgggatgcatcaaaagcagttctaagagggaggtatatagcaacacaggcctacctcaagaaataagaaaaatctcaaataaataaactaatattaCAACTAAAAGAGCTAGCAAAAGGACAAGTCCAAAGctagcaaaaagaagaaaataataaagattagagcagaaataagtgaaatagaggtTAAAAACCAACAGAAAGGATCTATGAAACCATgacttggttctttgaaaagagtgacaaaagtgataaaattttagccaaacttatcaagaaaaagagatagaggactcaaataagtaaatgtaaaagaaatgaaaataaagtaaaataaatgacaaaggtGCAGTAACCAGcaatatcacaaaaataaaagggattatAAGGCAGTACCACAaacagttatatgccaacaaattggacaacctagaagaaatggataaactcctagaaacacaatcttccaagactgaatcaagaagaaacagCAAATCTGAACAGACTTATTACTAGTAATGGAATtgaattggcaaaaaaaaaaaaaaaatcccaacaaataGAAGTctaggactagatggcttcataggtgaattctaccaaatatttaaagaagagttaatacctatccttctcgaaccattccaaaaaatagaagaggaaggaaaacttccaaatccattgtatgaggtcagcattaccctgataccaaaactataaagacacttaaaaacaaaaaacaaaaaacaattacaggttaaatatccctgatgaacatagatgcaaaaatccccaacaaaatattagcaagctgaattcaacaatacattaaaaagattcaccatgatcaagtgggatttattccaagaatgcaagAATAGTTAAATATCCTCAAATTAATCAACAGgctacaccacattaacaaaatgaaagataaaaaccatatgatcatctcaatagatgcagaaaaagcttttgacaaaattcaacatctgttcatgataaaaactctcaagtaAGTGAATTTAGAGAAAGCATATCTCAACATCATATATGACAAAGCCACAGCTAGCATCATTCTCAACTGTGAAAAGCTGaatgtttttcctctaagatcaggaccAATACAAGAATATGAcgctcaccacttttattcaacacagtactgaagGCCTAGAGCAAAATAGAGAGCTCGgcaataaacccacaattatatggtcaattaacctatgacaaaggaggcaagaatatacaatgaggaaaaggcagcctcttcaatgaatggtgttgggaaaactggatagccacacacaaaagaatgaaactggaccactttcttacaccatacacaaaaaataaattcataatgaattaaagacctaaatgtgagacctgaaaccataaaaaaaatcctagaagcaaATATTGGCAATAATCTTTTAGACAttagccttagcaacatttttctgatatgtctcctcaggcaaaggaaacaaaagctaaaataaaatattggaattaaatcaaactaaaaaggatttgcatagcaaaggaaaccatcaacaaaatgaaaaggcaacctactgagtggcagaagatattttcattttttttttaaagaagcacttcttttaaagtttatttacttattttgagagagagagagagagagagagaaccacagacagaatcccaaggaggccctgcactggcagcacagagcctaatgcagggctcaaattcatgaactgtgagatcaagacctgagcagagatcaagagtcagatgcttacttaactgactgagccaaccaggcgccccaagaagataTTTTAAGATCACAtatatgataaggggttaatatccaatatataaacaactcagacaactcaacaccaaaagatcctgaaataatccagttaaaaatgggccaaagacctgaatactcatttttccaaagaagacatacagatgaccaacagatatgtgaaaagatgcccaacatcactaaccatcggggaaatgcaaaacaaaatcacagaaaaatatcAGCTCATACCAGTCAGactggctattatcaaaaaggcaagaaataacaagtgttggcaaggatgtgggaaatGAACTCTCATGTGCTACGGGTGGGAGtgtaaatggtgcagccactatggaaaccagtatggagtttcctcaaaaaaaaattaaaaaatagaaataccaaacaaaaaaatagaaataccgaAAGATCCACTGATTCCACTGCTGGATATTtaccaaagaaaccaaaaacactaatttgaaaagatatatgcaccctcacctttattgcagcattatttacaatagacaagataggGAGCAAACTAGtctactgatagatgaatggataaagaagatgtgcacacatgcacacacacacacacacacacacacacacacacacacacactggaatattactcaaccataaaaaagaatgaaatcttgccatgtgtgacaacatggatgggcctacagggttttatgctaagtgaaaatagTCAggttagagaaaggcaaatcccatatgatttcactcatgtggggaattaaaaaaaaaataaatgaataatcaaacaaaactggaaatagactCAAATACAATGAACTAGTgattgccagaggagagggggaggggggatgggcaaaataggtgaagggattaagagatacaaacctCCAGTAATAAAACACGCAAGGCACAGGGGTGAAAAGTATGGCATAGGGAAGGCTGTCGCTAATATAGTAATCACTTTGTATGGCGACAGATGGTAAGGACATTATAAATGGTAAGTCTGTGTGGTGACAGGTGATGGGGATGGTGTAAATATAGAATTGTCCAATCACTATCTCAGACATCTGAAACAATTATACTTCAATGTTAAAAAGTAAACGTAATTTATTCAAAGTGtacaaaatttaaatacacatttgcaacaatgtagattgAAATCCATGTaaagaactgaaaattaaaattatttttaagtacattCATAGTAAAGTTATCCTAAAATACTCAAACTTATCTATTAAAGTTGAAAAGGCGAAGCAAATGATAATCAATGGCTATGAAACAAAAAACTGTCACGAGAAGAGTTACATTGTATTTAATTTCcccaaaatttaaatatttatcaaaaaaaactttttagtgtttatttttttgagagagagagagagagacagagcacaagcagggaaaaggcagagagagagagagagggagacacagaatccaaagcaggctccaggttctgagctgtcagcacagagcgaactcacgagcggtgagatcatgacctgagccaaagttggatgcttaaccaactgagccacccaggtgccggtCAGATGTTTTTATAACACTATAGCTATTTGCAAGTTTAGCGTCcaaattcccccccccctcccccccgccctgcGAATGTAACAAGTTGGTATCATGTTTCATTCATGTTAAATTTAGACCACTATGCATGTACATGTGAATATTATCAATTGCCTAACATTGAAAATGTTCTTTGGTCACCAAGCGCAACTGTTATGAATATTATGCTACATTGTGAGTGTCTTCAAAATCATGAATTGGGAATAAATGGGGGCTTGCCACTcctgggaaaagacatttcataATACAAGACTTTATTGCATTTATGGTACCTCACAAGAAGGAGttgacaatttatttttttctctaacctaAGCGCTTCTGCCCTGCAGATCCTCCCCGCCCAGCCACGCATCTACATGCTGATATCAACAGTGTCACAACACAAAGCTTTCATAATATTCGCATACAGCTTCGGATCACATTTGGATCTGTTTCAAGGACGTGGACCCAGTCACAACAGATGATGTTTAGGGTTGCATCCCAAAGTCAAAGGCTGGATCCCGTGACTGACCAACCCATTGTTATTTTATGCGATCCTCTGAAAATAGTAGTCATGCTTTGTTTTAAAGACTTCCTATGTTCATTGATAGATTCTTTTTCTGCGAGTGTCCTTCTGACCTCTGGGTTTCATGACTTCAGTGTCGGGTTTGCTTAAATAAATGCTCGGTGAACCTTGTACTCTATCTGTTCGTGTTTGTCATTGCTAAATTATGGTTTAGCCCATGCCCTGGCTCTTTAGATTGGGGGGATTCTGCATGTGGGATCAGAACTTCTCCTGCAGGGAATAATCACTGTGTGTCTGAGACAGCTGcatcatttctatttctgcttcaACTTGTCAGGGTTGAGGGGGCCCTGTTAGCTCACCTTAGCTCTGCTCCCGTCACCGTCTCAAACCAATATAGTTTTTCCCTGCTAGGTTAATCCCTCAGGTTAGCAAGCATTCTAGGACTTACCCCTAGGGGCACATGCCATGACTGCCTGCCCTCCTCTGGCCCAGCTGTTTGCCTTAGGAGGCATTGCCTAGTTTTCATCCTAGTGTGGCGTTTCTCTGGAGCTACGTAGGAGCGATGGCTTCTACTCTTGACTGTATTTTCTCTGGAATATGTTTTGAGTTGCAGTtttatttgcttagttttctttcCATAAGTAAAATCCCATCTCGTTTCTATTCTCAAGAATTCTTCCATACTCCTGACCCTCCATTTTCAGGACTTGGGATGGGAGAGGAAGTATGGTTCAGTCTAATCTCTTTCcttgttggggggggagggggggaggcgagAGGGGGGGAGGCGAGAGGGGGGGAGGCGAGAGGGGGGGAGGCGAGAGGGGGGGAGGCGAGAGGGGGGGAGGCGAGAGGGGGGGAGGCGAGAGGGGGGGAGGCGAGAGGGGGGGAGGCGAGAGGGGGGGAGGCGAGAGGGGGGGAGGCGAGAGGGGGGGAGGCGAGAGGGGGGGAGGCGAGAGGGGGGGAGGCGAGAGGGGGGGAGGCGAGAGGGGGGGAGGCGAGAGGGGGGGAGGCGAGAGGGGGGGAGGCGAGAGGGGGGGAGGCGAAAGACTATTTTCTTCAGAGCAGTTTCAGGTTCTCAGCAAaactgagaggaaggtacagagatttctcatttacatcctgcccccacacatgcccaggctctcccattatcaacatcactaaCCAGAGTGGTGCTTTGGTTACGACTGATGACATAATGATCATTCAAGGTCCACAATTTACTTTCGGGTTCAATCTTGGTTTTCTACATTCTATGGGTGTGGGTAAACACATGACATGTATCGATCATGATAAAATCATACAGAAAATTTCCACTACCCTAGCAAACCTCCTTGCTCTGCCTATGcatccctctctcccccaacccctggcagccactggTCTTTTTACCGCCTCCACAGTTTTGTCTACTCTACAATGTCACagaattgaaatcatatagtatgtagccttttaagattggcttccttcacttgaTAATAATATCCATTTAAGGcccatgtcttttcatgcttaatagctcatttctttaaaaaatttttttaacatttatttatttttgagacagagagagacagagcacgagcagtggaggggcagagagacaggaagatacagaatcgaagcaggctccaggctctgagcacagagcctgatgtggggctcgaaatcacaaactgtgagatcatgacctgagctgaagtctgtcgcttaaccaactgagccacccaggcaccccaatagctcatttctttttagtgctgaataataccGTGTGGATGGACCATAGTTTGCTTACCCATTGACCTACTGAAcagcatcttggttgcttccatgttttggcaattacaaataaagccaATACAAAtgtccatgtgcaggtttttgtgtggacacacaGTTTCAACTTTTGACTgtctggtatttacccaaagagcaCAATTACTGGATGATATGGTAAGCcttatgtttagctttgtaagaaactgtggAGCTATGTTCCAAAgcggctataccattttgcattcccactagccaTTGATGAGAGTTCCCATTGCTCCACCttctcaccaacatttgatgttgtcagt
This window of the Prionailurus viverrinus isolate Anna chromosome D2, UM_Priviv_1.0, whole genome shotgun sequence genome carries:
- the LOC125147560 gene encoding uncharacterized protein LOC125147560, which translates into the protein MAEKNPELTSSHRHTELTATFVQQTLEMTQRPNRLEGVLRPSTVNRGDEATLKRVAGEKQLGTKPQVRDHKLREQRVRPHIGTLGTGDLLWEDPPRPATHLHADINSVTTQSFHNIRIQLRITFGSVSRTWTQSQQMMFRVASQSQRLDPVTDQPIVILCDPLKIVVMLCFKDFLCSLIDSFSASVLLTSGFHDFSVGFA